AAGCCACCTGTTCACTTTAATCAGGAAGACATTGTCCGGATAAACATTAAACAAGTCTTCAAGGTCGTTTTTGAACGAGAATGCACCGTTTGACTCAAACCCGGTTCGGCTTTGTGACCACACCAAAAAGACGGTCGAGCCGGGACTATACTCCCACCTGACCACGAGATTGGAACGTAACTGGCGAAAATTGAAGTCAGGCTGGCCGATGGTATAATCAACGGTTCCATCCAAATTTTCATCGATTTCATATTGATCAGCAGCAGAGTTGAATCCGATCTCATCGCCGGCAAAGGTATGAAATCGATCTTCATAGTTGTCTGCCCGCGGTGCGGTAATCCTTTTGAATTTTGAATATTCTCCTGCCGAAACAAATGGCTGGCCATAATATTGAATAGACAGGTTAGGGGTGATGCTGTAATTGAGCCGGAGAGTAATGCCAAGGGTTTTTTGATCGATTCGTCCAAAGAGATAGCGATCTTCGCCGTCCATTGAGTTTGTATCCAGGTATTGCAAGTCAGATTTCCTGATATTGTAGAATGGATTCACGCTAACAGAAATCGAATTATGGGGACGGAACAACATCGAAAACCGGAAGTTGTGATACCCGGAATCGCCTTCATCTTGCCAGCCATTGGAACCGCCGACACTAAAACTGATTGACTTACGTCGGTCCGTTGAGAGGTTATACCATTGGTTCCACTGTGATGGGAATTTCATCGCTGGTCCACCGCGTAATGCGCTTGTAGATAAATTATGGCCTTCCCTTCCGATGCCAAACCATAAACTCCAGTAATTCTTGAATTGGCCGCCGCCATTTATATTGCCACCGGTAAACACCGTTTCACCACCAAAATTTCTTCCAAGCCATTGGTTGACATTGATATTCATAAAACGAAAAATACTAAAGGGTTCGGTGACCCGATAACCGGCCCAGGTATACTGCAGAATTCGATCTGCCTGGCGCATGAAGCCGACATCATTCAGTTCAAGACCTGGCGAGCGCCACATCCCGCCAACAGAATATCTTAGTGAGCTATTTCCACCTTTGCTAAAATTAACGTAGCCGCCATGGCCCGAGAGAGAAGTTCTAGACGGATCAACGGATACGTAATCCGCATCCGGCCGCTGGAAATATCGCGCCGAGGATTCTTGCAGGTTCAAGATCGCTTCTTCATCACCCTGAACAGTACTGAATGACCCTTTCAGTTCAAATTTATAGGTTTTGTCCTTCCATTGATGCCTAAAATCAATACCGCCGGAATACGCTGCTTTATTTAGAAAATTCAGGTTTTCAGTCTTAATGTCACGATTTGTTGCGGTTATCATACCACCAATTGCCGTGTTGCCATCGTTGTAGTCTTTTTGGACTCGACCGACAAAATAGTTCGTTAAGGGTTCGACAGCTACTTCACGTCTCTGGCCATTCAAATCGATTGTGGCATTTTCTTGACCCGTAACTGCATCCATGATACCGATTGAAAGCCCACCCTGGGTTTTTCCGGTAAGTTTTACCGCAGTCTCAATTGAGGTGGACCTTGGCATATCCAAAAATTCATTGGCGCCAACTACAGGGGTATACCGCGGCGACCGTCCGATTCTCCTGGAATAAAACAAGCGATCGTTCGAAAATCCCCCGTCGCCGCCCATCAATCTAAAATTAAAAATATTCTGACCCTCGATAAAAAACGGCCTTTTTTCCGAGAAGAAGGTTTCGAATGCAGAAAGGTTCAGTTCGGAGGGATCCGCTTCCACCTGGCCGAAATCCGGGTTGACTGTAAAATCAACGGTGAAATCGCTGGTAATGCCGATCTTGCCATCCAGGCCGCCGGATATTCTGCTGTTTTGGCCGTCTCTAAATGGATTGCCGGCCTCTTTCTGAAATCGATTGACGTTGCTGACGGAATAGGGCAAAAGCTCGATCCGGCGCGATGGCTTAATGCCTTTTATTCCGTGCAATTCGCCAAAATAGCTCACCCAGCCTGAACTCTTCCTCGGAATAAACTGCCATAATGATCTCTCTTCTTCCCTGAAATAACGCCGCTGAACCTGAAGTCCCCAAATATGTTCCTCTTTGTCGGCAAATCGAAGCTGGCTAAATGGAATACGCATCTCAGCCGACCAGCCTTTATCGTCTTGTGATACACCCGCATACCAGACCGGGTTCCAGTTGCTGTCCCAATTGTTACCGTCATTGGAAATGGCTTCATCACCTTTTACCCCCGCTGCAGTAAGTGTGAAAGAAAAGGCAGTACGATGATCGAAATAGCTATCGATATTGATTTCAACCCAATCGCCATCAAAGCCATCTCTGCGCGTCACACGTTTGACAATCTTACCAGGTTCGGTGTCGTACGCACGAATCGCGATATATAAATTCTTGTCATCATAGTAGATTTTAAATTCGGTATTCTGGGAGGGTTCTTTTCCTTCATTAGGTTCCCATTGCGTAAAATTACCAGCCCATTCATTTTTCTTCCAAATCTCATCGTTTAGCATGCCATCTATCACAGGGGGATGAGGGTTTATTTTATTAGCAGTATATATCCTCTTTTCAACCGGGGCTTGCATGGCGAAGCCATTGGATACGAATAAAACGAGCATAGCGATAAAACTTATTCTCTTCACGATAGTTCTCCTGGATTATTTTACGGGTTTCATAGTTACTTTACTAATTGCTTTTAAATTGAGACGGATTTAGTAGAAAAAGGTTACCAGGTAATCACACTTTATTGAGGAAGTTGGGAATTTGAGGTTGGTAATATATGAGTTGAGTGACAGTTTAATTGTAAATCCCCGAATAATAACTTGATTTACTGACTTGTTATGCTATATTCTTCACAAGAAAAAAGGAATATTCAAAATTAATTAACTTGGATAATTCAAGAATCATGCCGTCGCGACGGCATGACAGTGATAAGGTTTATGAATAGATCAGGTTAATTGTATTAAAATGGCCTTATTTTGGAAAGCTAGTCATAGCAGATAATTAAATTAAAGAAATATCTTTTGTGAGCTAATTATGATTTCAATTGATTTGCCAAGTAGTCTTGAAGAACACTTCAGGGAGATTGTCCGTGATGATTATGATGGAGACATGCAAGCCGCCATTACGGCATTCTTACAGTTACATAAAAGATTTGGCCGGAAAGAACAACTACATGACGATGTAGAGTCTATTCGTTCCGAAGTGCGTCGAAAGGGTGGTATCAAATCTAAAACAATAGACAACACTGTTAATAAATACCGGAAAAATGTAGACGGGGTAAGTGGATAAACTCCTTAATGCCGGTATTAAAATTGTACGAATTCGTAAATTCTTGATGGGATTAGAAAATTTAGAAAAGAA
This genomic window from candidate division KSB1 bacterium contains:
- a CDS encoding carbohydrate binding family 9 domain-containing protein gives rise to the protein MQAPVEKRIYTANKINPHPPVIDGMLNDEIWKKNEWAGNFTQWEPNEGKEPSQNTEFKIYYDDKNLYIAIRAYDTEPGKIVKRVTRRDGFDGDWVEINIDSYFDHRTAFSFTLTAAGVKGDEAISNDGNNWDSNWNPVWYAGVSQDDKGWSAEMRIPFSQLRFADKEEHIWGLQVQRRYFREEERSLWQFIPRKSSGWVSYFGELHGIKGIKPSRRIELLPYSVSNVNRFQKEAGNPFRDGQNSRISGGLDGKIGITSDFTVDFTVNPDFGQVEADPSELNLSAFETFFSEKRPFFIEGQNIFNFRLMGGDGGFSNDRLFYSRRIGRSPRYTPVVGANEFLDMPRSTSIETAVKLTGKTQGGLSIGIMDAVTGQENATIDLNGQRREVAVEPLTNYFVGRVQKDYNDGNTAIGGMITATNRDIKTENLNFLNKAAYSGGIDFRHQWKDKTYKFELKGSFSTVQGDEEAILNLQESSARYFQRPDADYVSVDPSRTSLSGHGGYVNFSKGGNSSLRYSVGGMWRSPGLELNDVGFMRQADRILQYTWAGYRVTEPFSIFRFMNINVNQWLGRNFGGETVFTGGNINGGGQFKNYWSLWFGIGREGHNLSTSALRGGPAMKFPSQWNQWYNLSTDRRKSISFSVGGSNGWQDEGDSGYHNFRFSMLFRPHNSISVSVNPFYNIRKSDLQYLDTNSMDGEDRYLFGRIDQKTLGITLRLNYSITPNLSIQYYGQPFVSAGEYSKFKRITAPRADNYEDRFHTFAGDEIGFNSAADQYEIDENLDGTVDYTIGQPDFNFRQLRSNLVVRWEYSPGSTVFLVWSQSRTGFESNGAFSFKNDLEDLFNVYPDNVFLIKVNRWLSL